One genomic window of Etheostoma spectabile isolate EspeVRDwgs_2016 chromosome 5, UIUC_Espe_1.0, whole genome shotgun sequence includes the following:
- the sdhaf1 gene encoding succinate dehydrogenase assembly factor 1, mitochondrial, translating into MARHSKLQKQVLALYRQFLRAGQDKPGFIPRIRDEFRVNACIKKTDVMHIEYLYRRGQRQLEQLRDVNTKQLGSFSKPAEKS; encoded by the coding sequence ATGGCACGGCACAGTAAGTTGCAGAAGCAGGTCCTTGCTCTGTACCGGCAGTTTCTGCGGGCCGGTCAGGACAAACCAGGTTTCATCCCCCGAATCCGTGACGAGTTCAGAGTGAATGCTTGCATCAAGAAGACAGACGTGATGCACATTGAGTATCTGTACAGGCGAGGACAGAGACAGCTGGAGCAGCTGAGGGACGTAAACACCAAACAGCTAGGCTCTTTCTCCAAACCTGCAGAGAAGAGCTGA
- the ercc6l gene encoding DNA excision repair protein ERCC-6-like: MDVSQQDGEVAEISKKLEKSLFMDTDDNMEAYHRFIQAGKDVAKQGDLKEAQNFFKLAYNIHQSQKLKSRIKKIEELLAQNDLEDEDEEFVNVNNSGLMLFKELYDKLYDYQRNGVAFLYSLYRDGRKGGILADDMGLGKTIQVISFLSGMYDSDAAKHTLLVMPTSLITNWTKEFAKWTPGMRVKEFHGVGKERTRNLEKVQRRNGVIITTYCMLINNWQQLSSYHGKEFTWDYMILDEAHKIKSTATKTAKSAAAIPSKNRLLLTGTPVQNNLKEMWALFDFACQGTLLGTAKTFKTEYENPITRAREKDATPGEKALGSRMSENLMTIIKPYFLRRTKAEVQKNKMNGTHPCEEEYSDKDSKVRNLPKDSGAVMPTLTRKNDLIVWTYLSSVQEDIYRQFLSLDHIKELLMTTRSPLAELNIMKKLCDHPRLLSAAAIAKLGLEESTAENENMEADTGSIANVSDDTLISESGKLVFLFALLERLREEGHRTLVFAHYRKVLDIIQRILGNRGFKVLRLDGTVTQVVERERLITLFQTDKRYSVFLLTTQVGGVGITLTAANRVVIYDPSWNPATDAQAVDRAYRIGQTENVVIYRLITCGTVEEKIYRRQVFKDSLIRQNTGDKKNPFRYFSKQELKELFILEDPRSSSTQMQLQALHSRHRRTDAELDEHIAHLHSMEIFGISDHDLMYSLDVNHDEAEDQEAHHYIEGRVQKAQELMKAESELQMQMAESMASSTEPAWLRQPLDNHNRERSNEKKTKNPRPSPSYPQPDHNFNGSPVVVELDQSSSDKEAGQQNMSDRVIDLTADDSMSEEQRFVEVSQDKLAQQNLDSLKHQSVKQERNYMIEEDTTPQEMIEESLVMSEASDAAAGDKADASVQELIDESASSEDAVASAGDGGPAYITALDEDEELNGTSRSLYNSKMGLGHSHGTSLQNKRLSVLQASCSSFKAETSSRVSTGLESYEGNFHLQLEDSEMFSDHQETEAEERNLLSQLQMEGSFDINKSLSERQHGKVLGQHLNGASKMDESMNESIVATKKKRAAVIYDSEEDDDDVGDDDDDTSQLNNSIQALGASTPKSAPSGPTPLRSRKSVGGNTSGASRRSPLLSIIDDMESHNEAMTDEDEEDNDVSERHSDEAEEDNDIGPSLDELQLEKSVGETLNTEGEEEEEEDHDDDDDYDYSESADTADVSGQEMSSNMEQSTSEPELASSERMDQCTTDAGVKTKPSVEEESFDSLVIKGKACHSQGKPDDALGFFLRAIDIKPGDPEIQLMTIQLYRQLSQRS; encoded by the exons ATGGATGTCTCTCAACAAGATGGTGAAGTTGCGGAGATTTCAAAGAAACTGGAAAA GTCTTTGTTTATGGATACAGATGACAACATGGAAGCCTACCACAG aTTCATTCAAGCTGGTAAAGATGTTGCCAAACAAGGGGACCTGAAAGAGGCTCAGAATTTCTTCAAACTGGCGTACAACATTCACCAGAGTCAAAAACTTAAAAGCAGGATAAAGAAAATTGAAGAACTTCTTGCTCAGAATGATTtagaggatgaagatgaagagtTTGTCAATGTTAACAACAGTGGTTTAATGCTTTTCAAAGAGTTATATGACAAGCTTTATGACTACCAAAGAAATGGAGTGGCCTTCTTATACAGCCTCTACAGAGATGGTCGTAAAGGTGGGATCCTTGCAGATGACATGGGCCTTGGTAAAACCATCCAGGTGATATCATTTCTCTCTGGCATGTACGACAGTGATGCGGCTAAACACACACTGCTGGTCATGCCAACTTCACTCATCACAAACTGGACGAAGGAGTTTGCCAAATGGACTCCTGGCATGAGGGTGAAGGAGTTTCACGGTGTGGGCAAAGAGAGGACCAGGAATTTGGAGAAAGTTCAGAGAAGAAATGGCGTCATCAtcaccacatactgtatgcttaTAAACAACTGGCAGCAATTGTCATCATACCATGGCAAAGAGTTCACATGGGACTACATGATCCTGGATGAGGCCCACAAGATAAAATCCACGGCAACCAAAACAGCCAAAAGTGCCGCTGCCATACCTTCAAAAAACCGACTTCTCCTCACAGGCACTCCAGTCCAGAACAACCTAAAAGAAATGTGGGCTCTCTTTGACTTTGCTTGCCAAGGCACTCTCCTCGGCACAGCtaaaacattcaaaacagagTATGAGAACCCCATCACCCGGGCCCGAGAGAAGGACGCCACTCCAGGGGAAAAGGCTCTCGGGTCTCGGATGTCTGAGAACCTCATGACCATCATAAAACCCTACTTCCTCCGCAGGACAAAAGCAGAGGTGCAAAAGAACAAAATGAACGGCACACATCCGTGCGAAGAGGAATATTCAGACAAGGACAGCAAAGTTCGAAACCTTCCAAAAGACTCTGGAGCAGTCATGCCCACGCTGACAAGAAAGAACGACCTGATTGTCTGGACTTACCTGAGCTCTGTTCAGGAAGACATATACAGGCAGTTCCTTTCCCTGGACCACATCAAAGAGCTGCTCATGACCACCAGATCACCTCTAGCTGAATTAAACATAATGAAAAAACTGTGTGACCACCCAAGACTGCTTTCTGCTGCAGCCATAGCCAAGTTAGGCTTGGAGGAAAGTAcagctgaaaatgaaaacatggaGGCAGACACAGGCAGCATCGCAAACGTGTCTGACGACACCTTAATATCTGAGTCTGGAAAACTTGTCTTTCTGTTTGCACTGCTTGAAAGGCTCAGAGAAGAAGGCCACCGCACACTCGTCTTTGCTCATTACAGGAAAGTGCTTGACATCATTCAACGCATTCTGGGCAACCGAGgattcaaagtattgagactgGATGGCACAGTAACACAGGTTGTAGAGAGAGAGCGGCTCATTACTCTGTTCCAGACAGACAAACGTTACTCTGTCTTCCTCCTGACCACCCAGGTTGGAGGAGTTGGCATCACTTTGACGGCAGCAAATCGAGTCGTGATCTATGACCCCAGCTGGAACCCAGCAACAGACGCCCAGGCTGTTGACAGGGCGTACCGCATCGGCCAGACTGAAAATGTCGTCATTTATAGACTGATAACCTGCGGCACAGTGGAGGAGAAGATCTACAGACGGCAGGTTTTCAAAGACTCTCTCATCAGACAGAATACTGGGGACAAAAAGAACCCTTTTCGGTACTTCAGCAAGCAAGAGCTGAAGGAGCTCTTCATTCTGGAGGACCCACGGTCCTCATCCACACAGATGCAGCTTCAGGCTCTCCACTCCAGACACCGACGGACAGACGCTGAACTGGACGAGCACATTGCCCACCTCcactccatggagatctttggGATTTCTGACCACGACCTGATGTATTCTCTTGATGTCAACCATGACGAGGCCGAGGACCAAGAGGCGCACCACTACATTGAAGGGAGGGTCCAGAAGGCCCAGGAGCTGATGAAGGCTGAGTCAGAATTACAGATGCAGATGGCAGAGAGCATGGCATCAAGCACAGAACCAGCCTGGCTCAGACAACCACTGGACAACCACAACAGAGAGCGTTCTaatgagaaaaagacaaaaaatccAAGACCAAGTCCTTCCTATCCACAGCCTGACCACAACTTCAACGGGTCACCTGTTGTGGTGGAGTTGGACCAGTCGAGTTCTGACAAGGAGGCCGGCCAACAGAATATGAGTGACAGAGTCATTGATCTTACTGCAGATGACAGTATGTCAGAAGAACAACGTTTTGTAGAAGTAAGCCAAGACAAGCTTGCCCAGCAGAACCTGGATTCCCTAAAACACCAGTCTGTCAAGCAGGAGAGAAATTACATGATAGAAGAAGACACTACTCCTCAAGAGATGATTGAGGAGTCTTTGGTGATGTCAGAGGCCAGTGATGCTGCAGCTGGTGATAAGGCAGATGCCTCTGTCCAAGAGCTAATAGATGAGTCTGCATCGTCTGAGGATGCAGTAGCTTCAGCAGGTGATGGCGGCCCGGCATACATTACAGCACTTGATGAAGATGAGGAACTAAACGGAACTTCACGTTCACTATACAACTCTAAGATGGGCTTGGGGCATTCTCATGGCACATCCCTGCAAAACAAACGACTTTCTGTCTTGCAAGCATCCTGTTCAAGCTTCAAAGCAGAAACATCATCAAGAGTCAGTACGGGGCTTGAATCCTATGAAGGCAACTTCCATTTACAGCTTGAGGACAGTGAGATGTTCTCAGACCATCAAGAGACTGAAGCAGAGGAGAGGAACCTGCTGTCGCAGCTGCAGATGGAGGGGAGTTTTGACATAAATAAATCCCTTTCTGAGagacaacatggaaaagtgCTCGGCCAACACCTTAACGGCGCCTCTAAAATGGACGAGTCAATGAATGAATCCATTGTGGCTACCAAGAAGAAAAGAGCAGCAGTTATTTATGATAGTGAGGAAGATGATGACGAtgttggtgatgatgatgatgatacgAGTCAACTCAACAACTCCATCCAGGCTCTTGGAGCATCAACACCTAAATCTGCGCCATCTGGCCCCACCCCTCTCAGGTCAAGAAAGAGTGTGGGAGGAAACACCTCCGGGGCCTCACGCCGGTCCCCCCTCTTGTCCATCATTGACGATATGGAGAGCCACAACGAAGCAATGACtgatgaggatgaagaagaTAATGATGTTTCAGAGAGGCATTCTGATGAGGCCGAAGAGGACAACGACATTGGTCCCTCTCTGGATGAGCTTCAGCTGGAGAAGTCTGTCGGAGAAACATTAAAcacagagggtgaggaggaggaagaagaggatcatgatgatgatgatgattatgattaCTCTGAGTCAGCAGATACCGCCGATGTGTCGGGACAGGAAATGAGCAGTAACATGGAGCAGTCAACCAGCGAGCCTGAGCTAGCCTCCTCAGAGAGGATGGATCAGTGCACCACTGATGCAGGAGTCAAGACAAAGCCTTCCGTCGAGGAAGAGAGCTTCGACTCCCTGGTTATTAAAGGGAAGGCGTGCCACAGCCAAGGGAAGCCGGACGACGCCCTGGGCTTCTTCCTGAGGGCTATCGACATCAAACCTGGAGATCCTGAGATTCAGCTCATGACCATCCAACTATACCGACAGCTGAGTCAGAGGAGTTAA